The sequence below is a genomic window from Nitrosomonas sp..
CGGAAGCATTGGATACTTATATTCCTGAGCCGGAAAGGGCGATTGATGGCGCATTTATTATGCCTGTTGAAGACGTTTTTTCGATATCGGGCCGTGGCACTGTGGTAACAGGCCGTGTTGAAAGAGGGATCATTAAAGTTGGCGAAGAGATTGAAATTGTAGGGTTGAAGCCAACGCTGAAAACGGTTTGTACAGGTGTTGAGATGTTCAGGAAGCTGCTTGATCAGGGTCAGGCGGGAGATAATGTTGGCGTATTGTTGCGAGGCACCAAACGCGAAGAAGTTGAACGTGGGCAGGTTCTGGCGAAGCCGGGAAGCATATCGCCGCATACCAAGTTTACGGCCGAGATATATGTATTAAGTAAAGAAGAGGGTGGCAGGCATACACCGTTTTTTCCTGGTTATCGTCCGCAGTTTTATTTCCGGACGACGGATGTGACAGGCGCGATTGAGTTGCCGGCGGGCACAGAAATGGTGATGCCGGGTGACAATGTGTCGGTGACAGTCAATCTGATCGCACCGATTGCAATGGAGGATGGTCTGCGTTTTGCGATCCGTGAAGGAGGCAGAACGGTAGGTGCCGGTGTGGTTGCTAAGATAATTGAATAAAGAAGGTAAACAGTTCTGAATTGATTTGAATAGATATTATTCAAAATATCAACTCATAAACTTAAAAGTGGAATATGCAAAGCCAAAAAATTAGAATTCGCCTGAAAGCATTTGATTATCGTCTCATAGATAAATCAGCGCTCGAAATAGTTGATACTGCAAAAAGAACGGGAGCAGTTGTAAGAGGGCCGGTGCCATTGCCGACGCGGATAGAAAGGTTTGATGTTCTTCGTTCTCCGCATGTAAATAAGACATCGCGCGACCAGTTTGAAATTAGAACGCATCTCAGATTGATGGATATTATTGATCCTACGGATAAAACGGTGGATGCGTTGATGAAGTTAGATCTTCCGGCTGGTGTGGATGTGGAGATTAAGCTTTAATTTCATTGTTGAATAATTGGGAAAAAACCACAGTAATCCATCAACATAGTGTGATTTTATCTCAGAAAATAGGAAGAGTAATGAGTCTAGGTTTGATCGGCCAGAAAATAGGTATGACGCGGGTATTTACAGAGAATGGGGATAGTGTGCCTGTGACAGTTATAGATGTCTCCAATAATCGCGTAACACAAATTAAAACTCAAGAAAGCGATGGATATAGCGCGGTTCAATTGACTTTTGGAAAAAAAAGGGCAATACGCGTTAATAAACCGTTATCTGGTCATTATTCAAAAGCTGGCACGGAAGCAGGAGGAATAATAAGAGAATTTCGTGTTATTTCGAATGATGAATTAAAGCGACTAGAAAATGGCTCCCGTATTGAAATAGATGTTTTTCAAGAGGGGCAGAAAGTTGATATATCGGGTGTCACGATCGGAAAAGGTTATGCTGGTACGATTAAAAGACATAATTTTTCATCTAATAGAGCATCGCACGGTAATTCAAAAGCACATAGGAAACCTGGATCAATTGGAATGGCGCAGGATCCAGGCAGGATATTCCCAGGAAAAAAAATGTCTGGACAAATGGGCGATGTAAAAAGAACAACACAAAATCTTGAAATCGTAAGAATTGATAAAGAAAGAAATTTACTTCTGGTGAAAGGCGCGATTCCAGGATCAAGAGGTGGCAATGTGATAATTCGCCCGAGTATTAAAGCAAAACAATAAATAAAATAAGGTAGATGGATGATGGATCTCAAAATGATCAATGAACAGAATGAAGAGGCAGGGAGTATCTCTGTATCAGATTCTTTATTTGATAGGGAATACAATGAAGCGCTTGTTCATCAAGTAGTTACGTCTTATCTATCGAATTCAAGAGGCGGAACTAGAGCACAAAAGGGAAGATCTGAAGTTGCTCGGTCAAACCGTAAGCCATGGCGACAAAAGGGATCGGGTAGAGCGAGAGCCGGCAGGACTTCAAGTCCTATTTGGCGCGGCGGTGGAAAGGTGTTTCCTAACAGTCCGGATGAGAATTTTACTAAAAAAGTAAACAAAAAAATGTATCGAGCAGGTATGAGTGTAATTCTATCGAAACTCATCCGTGATCAGAGACTGATTGTAATCGATACATTTACTGTAGATTCGCATAAAACTAACAAACTTTCTGAAAAACTAAAGAATCTTGGGTTTGAGGATGTCTTGTTAATCACGCATGAGATGGAAAATAATCTTTATTTGTCTTCGAGAAATCTTCCGAATACATTGGCATTGGAAGTAAGTAATACTGATCCTGTGAGCCTATTGAAATTCAAGAATACACTGGTTACTTCAGGTGGTATTAAGAAATTTGAGGAACTATTTTCATGAGTAACTCCGTGAGCAATTATGAGCGTTTGATGCAAGTGATACTTGCGCCGTATATTTCAGAAAAAGGCACTTTCCTGGGCGAAATGCACAACCAGACAATTTTTCGAGTTGTAAAAAATGCAACCAAAACAGAAATTAAAGCCGCGGTTGAATTGCTATGGAAGGATCAAAAAATAGTAGTTGAAAAAGTGCAGACCATTAATGTTAAAGGGAAGCGGAAACGTTTTGGACGTTTTTTAGGACGACGCAGCAATTGGAAAAAAGCTATTGTAAGTATTAAAGAGGGGCAAGAGCTAAGTTTTACAAATTTATCAAAGACAGAGGGTAAATAATGGCGTTAGTAAAACTTAAGCCAACATCACCTGGCAAGCGTTCAGTCGTACGGTACATTAATGCTGATTTATACAAAGGACGGCCTTTTAAAGGGTTAATTGAAAAACAAAATAAATCTGCAGGCCGAAATAATTCAGGGAAAATAACAACGCGGCACAGAGGTGGCGGACATAAGCAGTTTTACCGTAAAATTGACTTTAGACGTAATAAAGATAATATCCCTGGAATCGTCGAAAGAATTGAATATGACCCGAATCGTTCAGCCAATATCGCGTTGATATGTTATCAAGATGGTGAAAGAAGATATATTATCGCTCCTAAAGGTTTGAGTAAGGGTGGAATAGTTACCAGTGGTAGCAATGCGCAAATTAAATCCGGAGATGCAATGCCTTTGCGTAGTATACCGGTTGGAACGGTTGTGCATTGTATTGAATTGATGCCAGGTAAAGGCGCACAACTTGCAAGATCAGCTGGCACATCAGCACAATTGCTAGCACGAGATGGAAATTATGCGCAGTTAAGATTGCGTTCAGGTGAAATACGCAAAGTTCATATTAACTGTCGAGCAACTATCGGAGAAGTGAGTAATTCTGAGCATAATCTCCGGTCGATTGGTAAAGCTGGAGCGACACGTTGGCGAGGGGTGCGCCCAACTGTGCGAGGTGTAGCGATGAATCCAATTGACCATCCACATGGTGGCGGCGAGGGACGTACATCGGGAGGCAGACATCCAGTCAGTCCTTGGGGAACACCAGCAAAAGGCTACCGTACACGCTCCAACAAACGTACAGAAGTTATGATTGTGAGACATCGATATTCAAGAAAAGGCTAGAAAATGGCTAGATCAATAAAAAAGGGACCTTTTGTCGATTCACATTTGATTGCAAAAGTCGAAAAAGCACAAGAATCCAATGATAAGCGCCCTATTAAGACGTGGTCGAGAAGATCCACTATTCTTCCAAATTTTATAGGAATGACTATTTCTGTCCATAATGGAAGGCAACATATACCTATTTTTGTTACAGAAAATATGGTGGGACATAAATTAGGTGAGTTTGCACAGACAAGAACTTTCAAAGGTCATGCAGCAGATAAAAAAACAGGTAAGCGATAGGAATTCTTAATTATGGAAACAATTGCAAAATTACGGAATGTTCGTCTATCTGCACAAAAAGGAAGGTTGGTCGCTGATCAAATAAGAGGTCTTCCAGTTGATAGGGCGATCAATTTACTGTCATTTAACCCCAAAAAAGGTGCGAGTATTATTCGTCAGTTACTTGAATCTGCGATAGCGAATGCTGAACACAATAATGGTGCAGATATTGATGAGTTAAGAATATCCAGTATATTTGTAGATAGAGCTACGTTTATGCCTCGTTCAAGTGCACGCGCTAAGGGTCGTGGAAATCGAATCATGAAACCAAACTGTCATATTACAATTACGGTAGCTGATTAAATATATAGGTTATAAATTTTAAGATAATAGGCAATATTAATGGGTCAGAAAATACATCCAACCGGTTTCCGGCTTTCAGTTCAAAAAAACTGGTTATCAAAGTGGTATGCGAATAACAGCACATTTGCATCAATGCTCAACGAAGATATAAAAGTTAGAAATTTTTTATCTAGAAAATTAAAACATGCATCTGTTGGCAGAGTGCTAATTGAAAGACCCTCCAAAAATGCAAGAATAACAATTTATAGTGCACGACCTGGTGTTGTAATCGGCAAAAAAGGTGAAGATATAGAGTTGTTGCGCAATGAATTGCAAAAAAGAATGGGCGTTCCGGTTCATGTCAATATAGAAGAAATTAGAAAACCTGAGTTAGATGCACAATTAATAGCTGACAATATTGCACAGCAGCTAGAGAAAAGAATAATGTTTCGTCGTGCCATGAAAAGAGCGATGCAAAATGCTATGCGGCTTGGTGCTCAAGGGATAAAAATAATGAGCTCTGGTCGATTGAACGGAATAGAAATTGCACGCACTGAATGGTATCGAGAGGGAAGGGTTCCTCTACATACATTAAGAGCTGATCTTGATTATGCAACCTCTGAAGCACAAACAACATACGGAATTATCGGTATCAAAGTTTGGATTTTCAAAGGTGAGATGTTGAGCAAAGATAATAATGCACATTTGTCATCACATAATACTTTAGATGTTGAAAAGAAAAGAAATAGCAAAAAAGACAAACTGGCTTATGATAGTTCTGTGCCGGAGGTGTCTGGAACCATAAAAGATTCTGGAGAAAAAGATGCTTCAACCAGCTAGAACCAAATATCGAAAGCAACAGAAAGGACGCAACACTGGAATATCGACGCGAGGATCTAAGGTAAGTTTTGGTGAATTTGGATTAAAAGCAGTTGAAAGAGGTCGTATAACAGCGCGACAAATTGAGGCAGCAAGACGTGCGATGACCAGACATATAAAAAGAGGAGGACGAATCTGGATTAGAATTTTTCCAGATAAGCCAATTTCGCAAAAACCAGCTGAAGTTAGAATGGGTAAAGGTAAAGGTAATCCAGAATATTTTGTTGCTGAGATTAAACCGGGAAAAATGCTTTATGAAATGGATGGAGTTAATGAAGAATTAGCACGTGAGGCTTTTAGGTTAGCCGCTGCAAAATTACCCATTAAAACAATATTTACTATACGACACTTGGGTTGATAATAATGAAAGCCGAAGAGTTACGAAAACTGACACTTGTTGAGTTGAATACCGAATTACACTCATTGTTAAGAGCTCAATTTGGATTAAGAATGCAAATCGCAACGCAACAAATATCAAACACAAATCAATTAAACGCTGTGAAAAGAGATATAGCGCGTGTGAAAACAATAATTACACAAAAAAGTAATGAAATATGAATAACGAGAAATTAAACCGTACCCTGAGTGGTAAAGTTACCAGTAACAAAATGGATAAAACGGTAACTGTACTTGTAGACAGAAGAGTCAAGCATCAATTGTATGGAAAAATAATTTCTCGATCAAAAAAATATCATGCTCATGATGAAGTTAATTCAAGTCAAATAGGTGATATTGTTTTGATAGAAGAATGCAAACCAGTTTCTAAAACTAAAACATGGCGTGTTATTAAAGTGTTGTCGCGAGCAGCAATTGCATAATTGTTATAATTTTAATGCGATAGTTGCTTAATTGCTTATTAATCAGTAAAATCTCGCTCTTCCTTAGTTTCGAGTTATTTGCAAATAGTTAAACAATTTAAATGTGCAAGATAAATAACACGAAATTAAGTGAAGTTAAATAAATAAATATCAATTACAGTTGATAAAACATATCTGAAAAAGTGAATTAATAATGATTCAAATGCAATCAATGCTCAAAGTAGCTGATAATACGGGTGCACGTTCTGTGATGTGTATCAAAGTACTTGGCGGCTCGAAAAGACATTATGCAAATATTGGCGATATCATAAAAGTAACTGTCAAAGACGCCGCGCCACGGGGTAGGGTTAAAAAGGGTGAAGTCTATAATGCTTTAGTAGTACGTACTGCAAAAGGAGTAAGACGAATTGATGGTTCCTTGCTTAAGTTTGATAGTAATGCAGCAGTATTATTAAATAACAAATTAGAACCAATCGGAACACGGATATTCGGTCCGGTCACAAGAGAATTAAGAAGCGCAAGATTTATGAAAATTGTGTCATTAGCTCCTGAAGTTTTATAAAACTTGGTATAAGATAATGAGAAAAATCAAAAAAGGCGATGATGTAATCATACTTGCTGGAAAAGATAAAGGTAAGCGTGGTACTGTCGCAAAACTTGTTGGACACTCGCGAGTACATATACAAGGTGTAAATACAGTAAAAAAACATCAGAAACCCAATCCATCAACCGGATCATCCGGCGGAATTGTTAACATTGATTTGCCTATTCATATATCTAATGTAGCTTTATATAATTTTACGACCAAAAAAAGCGATCGTGTTGGGTTTGATTATGATGCAGACCAAAAAAAGATACGTATATTTAGATCTAATGGCGAAAAAATATAATATTAAGATTGGATTACAATGAGTCGGTTACAGGAATATTACAAAACTACAGTAGCGAAGCAATTGACTGAAAAATATGGTTATAAGTCGATTATGGAAGTACCTAAAATATCGAAAATAACCTTGAATATCGGGGTCGGAGAAGCAACTGCAGATAAGAAAGTTATAGAACATGCTGTATCTGATCTAAAAAAAATAGCAGGACAGCAACCCGTAGTAACTCGCGCAAGAAAATCAATTGCTTCCTTTAAGGTGCGTGAAGACTATCCCATTGGATGTATGGTGACACTTAGAGGAATCAGAATGTATGAATTCCTAGACAGGCTTATTTCGATCGCGATACCCAGAATAAGAGATTTTCGTGGGATTTCACCCAAGTCATTTGATGGACGTGGAAATTATAATTTGGGTATAAAAGAACAAATTATTTTTCCCGAAATCGATTACGACAAGATTGATGCGCTTCGTGGTATGAATATTTCAATCAATACAACTGCGGCTACAGATGAAGAGGCAAAAGCGCTTTTAAGTGCATTTAATTTTCCATTTAAAAATTGAGTATAAAATGGCAAAAAAAGCGATAATAAACAGAAATATTAAACGACAACGTCTCGTTCTGAAATATGCAGAGCAACGAAAACAATTAAATGAAATAATAAGTAACATGTCTCTTACTGATGATGAGAGATTTGATGCGCGTTTGCAATTACAAAATCTCCCTAGAAATTCGAGTCCTGTAAGATTGCGTAATCGATGCACAATTACAGGCCGTCCACGCGGTGTTTATACAAAATTTGGTTTAGGAAGAAGTAAACTGCGTGATATAGCAATGAGTGGCAAAATTCCTGGAATCATTAAAGCAAGCTGGTAGTGAAAACAATTTTGATTTTGAAATAACTGAAAAAGAGCATAGTATAAATGAGTATGAGTGATCCGATTGCCGATATGTTAACGCGTATACGTAACGCACAAATGGCTAAAAAAAAGTCTGTGTGTGTACCATATTCAAAAATTAAGTCAGCAATAGCGAAAGTACTGAAAGAAGAGGGTTATATTATTGATTTCAAAAAGAATATGAGTAACAAACAGGCTGTTATTGATATTACACTAAAATACTATGCTGAATTGCCTGTGATAGAAAAAATAAAACGAATTAGTAAACCGGGTCTAAGGATATATAAGCAGGCGCCAGAAATACCTGTAGTAATGAATGGACTGGGTGTGGCGATTGTTTCAACTTCCAAGGGAGTAATGACAGGTAAAAAAGCACAAGAAACCGGAGTCGGTGGTGAAATTCTTTGTGAAGTTGTGTAAAAAAGGATAGAGTAATGTCACGAATAAGTAAAAACCCTATTTCGATTCCTTCAGGTGTTGATGTGAAGATAGTAGCAACAAGCATTACGATTAAAGGCCCGAATGGCAATCTTCAACAAAAATTGGATCCTGAAATTCAGTTAAAACATGAGAACGATACTATTACGGTAGAGTCTAGTACGAGCTCAAAACATTCACATGCGATGTCTGGAACAATACGTGCTCTGGTTGCAAACATGGTACAGGGTGTTACAGCTGGGTTTGAAAAAAAACTTTTGCTAGTTGGTGTTGGATATCGAGCACAACTCAGTGGAAATAACATTAACTTAACTTTAGGTTATTCTCATGCTATAAATTATCCTGTTCCTGATGGCATCAAAGTTGAAATGCCTACACAGACAGAAATAATTGTAAAAGGAATAGATAAACAAAAGGTAGGTCAAACAGCTGCAGAAATTAGAGCTTTTAGAAGTCCTGAGCCATACAAAGGTAAAGGAGTGCGTTATGCAGATGAAACAGTAGCCTTAAAAGAAGCGAAGAAAAAATAAACATTGATTATTTGTTATGCTAAACCTCAAACAAAATAGATTACGAAGAGCAAAAAAAACGAGATTCAAAATAGCTGAAATCGGCATAATTCGTTTATCTGTC
It includes:
- the tuf gene encoding elongation factor Tu — protein: MAKSKFERSKPHVNVGTIGHVDHGKTTLTAAITTILTAKFGGEAKSYDQIDSAPEERSRGITINTAHVEYETDKRHYAHVDCPGHADYVKNMITGAAQMDGAILVVSAADGPMPQTREHILLARQVGVPYIIVYMNKADMVDDAELVELVEMEIRELLSKYDFPGDDTPIIVGSALKALEGDQSEIGEPSILKLAEALDTYIPEPERAIDGAFIMPVEDVFSISGRGTVVTGRVERGIIKVGEEIEIVGLKPTLKTVCTGVEMFRKLLDQGQAGDNVGVLLRGTKREEVERGQVLAKPGSISPHTKFTAEIYVLSKEEGGRHTPFFPGYRPQFYFRTTDVTGAIELPAGTEMVMPGDNVSVTVNLIAPIAMEDGLRFAIREGGRTVGAGVVAKIIE
- the rpsJ gene encoding 30S ribosomal protein S10; protein product: MQSQKIRIRLKAFDYRLIDKSALEIVDTAKRTGAVVRGPVPLPTRIERFDVLRSPHVNKTSRDQFEIRTHLRLMDIIDPTDKTVDALMKLDLPAGVDVEIKL
- the rplC gene encoding 50S ribosomal protein L3 is translated as MSLGLIGQKIGMTRVFTENGDSVPVTVIDVSNNRVTQIKTQESDGYSAVQLTFGKKRAIRVNKPLSGHYSKAGTEAGGIIREFRVISNDELKRLENGSRIEIDVFQEGQKVDISGVTIGKGYAGTIKRHNFSSNRASHGNSKAHRKPGSIGMAQDPGRIFPGKKMSGQMGDVKRTTQNLEIVRIDKERNLLLVKGAIPGSRGGNVIIRPSIKAKQ
- the rplD gene encoding 50S ribosomal protein L4, which gives rise to MDLKMINEQNEEAGSISVSDSLFDREYNEALVHQVVTSYLSNSRGGTRAQKGRSEVARSNRKPWRQKGSGRARAGRTSSPIWRGGGKVFPNSPDENFTKKVNKKMYRAGMSVILSKLIRDQRLIVIDTFTVDSHKTNKLSEKLKNLGFEDVLLITHEMENNLYLSSRNLPNTLALEVSNTDPVSLLKFKNTLVTSGGIKKFEELFS
- the rplW gene encoding 50S ribosomal protein L23, with amino-acid sequence MSNSVSNYERLMQVILAPYISEKGTFLGEMHNQTIFRVVKNATKTEIKAAVELLWKDQKIVVEKVQTINVKGKRKRFGRFLGRRSNWKKAIVSIKEGQELSFTNLSKTEGK
- the rplB gene encoding 50S ribosomal protein L2, with the protein product MALVKLKPTSPGKRSVVRYINADLYKGRPFKGLIEKQNKSAGRNNSGKITTRHRGGGHKQFYRKIDFRRNKDNIPGIVERIEYDPNRSANIALICYQDGERRYIIAPKGLSKGGIVTSGSNAQIKSGDAMPLRSIPVGTVVHCIELMPGKGAQLARSAGTSAQLLARDGNYAQLRLRSGEIRKVHINCRATIGEVSNSEHNLRSIGKAGATRWRGVRPTVRGVAMNPIDHPHGGGEGRTSGGRHPVSPWGTPAKGYRTRSNKRTEVMIVRHRYSRKG
- the rpsS gene encoding 30S ribosomal protein S19; the encoded protein is MARSIKKGPFVDSHLIAKVEKAQESNDKRPIKTWSRRSTILPNFIGMTISVHNGRQHIPIFVTENMVGHKLGEFAQTRTFKGHAADKKTGKR
- the rplV gene encoding 50S ribosomal protein L22, with the protein product METIAKLRNVRLSAQKGRLVADQIRGLPVDRAINLLSFNPKKGASIIRQLLESAIANAEHNNGADIDELRISSIFVDRATFMPRSSARAKGRGNRIMKPNCHITITVAD
- the rpsC gene encoding 30S ribosomal protein S3; its protein translation is MGQKIHPTGFRLSVQKNWLSKWYANNSTFASMLNEDIKVRNFLSRKLKHASVGRVLIERPSKNARITIYSARPGVVIGKKGEDIELLRNELQKRMGVPVHVNIEEIRKPELDAQLIADNIAQQLEKRIMFRRAMKRAMQNAMRLGAQGIKIMSSGRLNGIEIARTEWYREGRVPLHTLRADLDYATSEAQTTYGIIGIKVWIFKGEMLSKDNNAHLSSHNTLDVEKKRNSKKDKLAYDSSVPEVSGTIKDSGEKDASTS
- the rplP gene encoding 50S ribosomal protein L16, which translates into the protein MLQPARTKYRKQQKGRNTGISTRGSKVSFGEFGLKAVERGRITARQIEAARRAMTRHIKRGGRIWIRIFPDKPISQKPAEVRMGKGKGNPEYFVAEIKPGKMLYEMDGVNEELAREAFRLAAAKLPIKTIFTIRHLG
- the rpmC gene encoding 50S ribosomal protein L29, translated to MKAEELRKLTLVELNTELHSLLRAQFGLRMQIATQQISNTNQLNAVKRDIARVKTIITQKSNEI
- the rpsQ gene encoding 30S ribosomal protein S17 — encoded protein: MNNEKLNRTLSGKVTSNKMDKTVTVLVDRRVKHQLYGKIISRSKKYHAHDEVNSSQIGDIVLIEECKPVSKTKTWRVIKVLSRAAIA
- the rplN gene encoding 50S ribosomal protein L14, with protein sequence MIQMQSMLKVADNTGARSVMCIKVLGGSKRHYANIGDIIKVTVKDAAPRGRVKKGEVYNALVVRTAKGVRRIDGSLLKFDSNAAVLLNNKLEPIGTRIFGPVTRELRSARFMKIVSLAPEVL
- the rplX gene encoding 50S ribosomal protein L24, which gives rise to MRKIKKGDDVIILAGKDKGKRGTVAKLVGHSRVHIQGVNTVKKHQKPNPSTGSSGGIVNIDLPIHISNVALYNFTTKKSDRVGFDYDADQKKIRIFRSNGEKI
- the rplE gene encoding 50S ribosomal protein L5 — translated: MSRLQEYYKTTVAKQLTEKYGYKSIMEVPKISKITLNIGVGEATADKKVIEHAVSDLKKIAGQQPVVTRARKSIASFKVREDYPIGCMVTLRGIRMYEFLDRLISIAIPRIRDFRGISPKSFDGRGNYNLGIKEQIIFPEIDYDKIDALRGMNISINTTAATDEEAKALLSAFNFPFKN
- the rpsN gene encoding 30S ribosomal protein S14, giving the protein MAKKAIINRNIKRQRLVLKYAEQRKQLNEIISNMSLTDDERFDARLQLQNLPRNSSPVRLRNRCTITGRPRGVYTKFGLGRSKLRDIAMSGKIPGIIKASW
- the rpsH gene encoding 30S ribosomal protein S8 gives rise to the protein MSMSDPIADMLTRIRNAQMAKKKSVCVPYSKIKSAIAKVLKEEGYIIDFKKNMSNKQAVIDITLKYYAELPVIEKIKRISKPGLRIYKQAPEIPVVMNGLGVAIVSTSKGVMTGKKAQETGVGGEILCEVV
- the rplF gene encoding 50S ribosomal protein L6 yields the protein MSRISKNPISIPSGVDVKIVATSITIKGPNGNLQQKLDPEIQLKHENDTITVESSTSSKHSHAMSGTIRALVANMVQGVTAGFEKKLLLVGVGYRAQLSGNNINLTLGYSHAINYPVPDGIKVEMPTQTEIIVKGIDKQKVGQTAAEIRAFRSPEPYKGKGVRYADETVALKEAKKK